ATTAGATCGAgccgaagcaaagaaggaagctaggctgatcggtcaaccgaacataaGGATCTGTCAATCGAACGATCACTTCATTAATGCAGAATTAAGTGCAAATCTCAACGAACAGGAAAGttcactgttcggtcgactgaacaaggtGATCGGTCGGCCAAACCATTAAAGCTCATTAATACTCAAAGATTGGATCTCAACAAAGAAGGAAGAGAGCGCGTTCAGTCGACCAATAGgaggttcaatcgaccgaactgatcagtcgattgaacagtttatcagtcgaccgatcaaggcttaTATAAGCAttagctcgaggtccgaggcgaggcatcaattttgaagtcaacgTTGTGCAAAGCTCCTGTTCATTCTGCTACTCTGTGCTTCACTTTCACAAGCAAGCTGCTCAATCTAGAAGTATCGACCGAGCTTCATCTTCTATCTAGTGTCGGTATAACTTTTTGTTTATGCTTGTATTGTCTTAATTTCTAAaagatagtagtttgttactatcttacattctccATATTGTAGATTGCTTCTTtcgaaagattttaaaaagaagaGTTCTAATGGATTGCCCAACGatgtgatcaaggatcgcaggtctttgagtaggagtcgacctagggtcTGAACTAAGTAACCAACTTATGTCAtctgtattatttttattttaattttcgctacttattttgatttgtttcacaaacaaaagaaaagtcttTAATGTGcaatattcaccctcccccccccccaTCGCATCTTTCGATCTTTCAGTTTTGATTCATTTCATGAATATACActtgtgttcttgctcttcttttaatctttcttcctctttggtcgaaatttccttgtttggttgctagcacaaccttattagaatttgagggatgtcctaaggtaatcgccttatgatttttttctatttatttgataagtatagattcactatttgaatgtatattatatgtttgattgtcttaaactcatttacttaatgtccgtaatataattcataacataagagaatttgtgattagatcgcaactagtgattatctctacatgtgcaaatatgaatatattgaaatttctctagtcgtcgaattgatgtattcgaacatcatcaattctataaaactagcacgggttatactccttggttcagccaagcagctgttttctcactggctggagacattggaatgtcgagagttaaacgtggatgttggTTATAGTAACTAATTCATTGGAGttactcgctgtaagacttcatatggttatatatatatatatatatatatatatatatatatatatatatatatatatattatcccaCATAGGATTCACCActtcttgcgaggagacgtatactctATAgttactcgttaggattattactcaaagtctttggtcaaaacatcacatgttaagagtgcgagactcttgtatatatatatatgagtaatttgaatccgcagaACGAGTAAGTATTACTTGGGATAAGTGTGACGTAATCAATCTAATAGGGACAAGACACATAGTATTTATTGGATGAATGTCATTTTAGATTGAACTTGGATAATATTGTTAGTTTAATTCGATCGATGACATCAAATTATAATTTTTGATAATAGAAATAAATCAGGAATATTTGAATAAGGATAATAATTTATTCAAATCTTTCTGATTTCTCAAACAACTCAAGTGTGTTGCCTCCCAAGGTATTCATGCTCTCTCTAACTTTTGTGAATAATTTCGTTGTGTGAAATTCTGATGGTTAACCTACACAACGATTGCTCCTTTAAAAGAAATTTGCGTGGGATCCTTAGggattttaaatttcaaactatGAATGATTATTAATCAATATCCGTGATTACTATAATCACTTATTTACATTCCATAATTAAATATCCATCGACGTACAATTATGTCCATCAACATATTGTAGATTAAAATAGATATTGATAAAATCCTTTACCTACAAAGTTACAAtctttttcttccaaccacactatATTCCATATGGGTTATTGTCAAAATGAATTTACCCATAATTTTCATAACTAATTTGGACtctaaaaaattttgaaagaatttttatatGTAACTATAAATATAAATGATTTAAAATAGCACCGGCTGGTTTTCTTTGAGTCCAATCAATAATGGAAATTGAATTGAATATACTTAATCTTTAATGGAAAATGGCGGATTCCTTGTTGAgcttttatataatttaattatcacATACACGACCCAATAAATCTGTATATATCTTTTGTTAatatcttaaaataattttaatgtaaTCAATCAAATTAGATTAGATCCTGTTGATATTTaacccatgtgtctaagtgtgcaggaacttaggagtacaggaagttgaACGAatgacgcagctagcgagaaggacggcacataTGAGAGTTGACaagctcgatgcgtccgaggaatgaggtgctgcgaaagagtacgcgggcggaatAAGGAGGCGCTCGAcgttttcgagggacaagaagccggagcggaagactgctagAAGGCTAGAAAATAAgtttgagtgagccctattccaaatggctgagatcacccaagcgagcggagccgaagcggaagacttgGACCAATGCGAGCGGAATCGGAGCGAAAGAGTCAGGACCAAaaaaaaagtcaacaaaatgttgacttttttggtcAGGGCACCCAgacctggtccaggcgcccggacgaaTGCGACGTGGTTATCCCCCTCCATgtgcctgaaacccttccaggcgccccgaccagtgctataaatacaatcctaatcctagaaggtcatgcaacacttgtaattgactccatttgagtttagctttacattttgagtgctttaactgctgtaagaggcttctccccctgaaggagacattagtgagcttttcatctttcttggattaacaacctccccgattgtaaccaagtaaatcttttgtgcctcttcctttctttatttagtctcttatttcttttatgcaagtgttgattcttataaagttataaagttcgaggaaggttcattCCTTTGCAAGGCTATTCACCTCCCTTCTAACCAGCCGCTAAGGGTCctacatttggtatcagagtaggttcgCTTCAGGAGggctaaccgtcgaacgaagaaTACGAGAcggtcggaccgagcatctacccatcaaagttcaagggggaatttgcgagctggaagaaaaagatggatgcattctttaagacagattttgatttacttttaataatgaaattcgatTTTATAGCACCTAAGagtaaagaagaataccaatggacgaagaagtaGCAAAccaacttcgtggcaaacgacaaagtagagtttcacctgcttagtgttttaccacctcaagaagtcaaccggattggaGCCTATGAGTTATCCAAGGAGCTCTGaaagaaattcctagaactacacgaaaGGACCTCATAGGCAAAACTCGTGAGACGGGATCTGCTCAAGAAACAGATCGGCAACATCaagttagaagaaggtgaaatcattgcacaccttcacttaagaataaaagaactcatcaccgaactcacgaatctcggataaaaggtaagcaaccaagatccgctaaggtacgcgcttaacatatttcctaggactactgaatgagcatcattagtagatgcttattatatatctaaggatctagaattaagtatgttagaatcattattttcaatatttgaagtccatgaaacaagataTGCAGATCCGAAGGAGCCAAggcacaacattgccttaaaggcaaaaatgggtGAATGAGACTCTGattcttctctcgacgatgacgAAACGACACTcgtggtaagaaaattttaaaaattatttaaaactaataaatttaatcaagtgcagggtaatagaaggaaaagaaagataagatgctaccactacaatgaaaaAAGGAACgtaaaagacaactgccctaaattaAAGAGCAAAAACAAGAACAAGGacaagaaaaagaataagaagtcaGTCCATACCAAGTATAATCTAAAAGCAACGTGGAACGAAACGTCGTCTGAATCAGAGATAGAATCCCTCTCTAGACTTGTGCTAGTggtaagtcaccaagaagatgaagacgaagcaagctcatccgaaatgagcatcgagaacaTCAATGAATGAGGagcgacatcagaagaaagcagcactttagggggagcttcagattatgagatcgacaaggtaagttaggtacggtcTCTTCCTCTTGACAAATTATTTCAGCTCATAAAAATGTCATCAAAAATTTGTTGtaagttaaaaaaagaaaataaagagttaaaatcaacCATAGCTATATCTTATCGATTAGAAGATCTCGACACAATAAaaatggaaaatgaaaatttaaaaatagaaatagaatatttgaaGGAATGTGTATGCTCACATGTtcaaaatattagaagatataatggttaaattggtattttaaataccataaagaccaaattagaaaaatatcagagaaatatatttctaagaaatttttgattaatcttaTAGGAAagaatctattttgggttccaaaatcatatttagattaattatctTTTGGGGGCTTTCagagataaaattaaatattttctttcattaaaagactttgtctagaattagttgttgttccaatattcaagaaagtctagtgtctcgccacagcctgaaagctaattattaaaataagtatttaattaattaactgtCAAGCATTTAGTTGTCATAAAAATACTTTCAATTGTTTGTAAACAATTTTGTAAGAAATTAATTAGAAGTTAATTTTTCTAgaaagataaaatttttaaatttttatgaatgttaaaatttttaattattaacaaaaaaaaaattaatgtgcAAAAGACTTTATTTTTGCTTTAAAATACTTACAACTTCATATGAAATTTTTTTCTTCCTTatatatgttaaattttttaaaatccagATTTTTCAAAGctaaactttaatatttttctagAATCTTTCCTTagacttttatttttttcaaatagcatttttAAAAtatcccatttttaatgtgatcaaaagggagagtagtgaagattaagtctagggggagagtaGTACATTTTATACTTGCTAATTTACTTAcaaattttataactgttatttttataactatttaccctaacttaccttgggtttgctcatattaaaaagggagatATTGCTAGTactccaaggtagttttgatgtaatcaactaaGTCAGGTTAAATTCTGTTAGTATTTaactcctgtgtctaagtgtgcaagaacttaggagtacaggaagtcaagcgaaagatgcagctaatgagaaggacgacacgaatgagagtcgacgggctcgatgcgcccgagggatgaggtgctgcggaagagtacgcgagcagatgagaaggaggcgtgcaacgtttccgagggacaagaagtcggagcagaagactgctagaaggccgaaaaatggattcggatgagccctattccggatgaccgagatcacccaagcgagccgagccagagcagaagacctggaCCAATACGAGCGAAACCGGAGCAGAAGAATCGGGACtgaaaagtcaacaaaatgttgacttttagGGTCGGTGCACCTGTActtggtctaggcacccggacttGGTTCGAGCACCCAAACTCCGGGCGACCGAAACCCTTCTAGGCGCTTAGAGCAGAATTTTATCCGAAATGTGACGTGGCACATTTCATTAcgacggggataaaagtttatccccctctAGGCACCTAGAATctttccaggcaccccgaccagggATATAAATATAACTCTAGTCTCAGAAGGTcatacaacacttgtaattgattccatttgagtttagctttgcATTTTGAGCGTTTtaactgctgtaagagacttctccgcctgaaggagacattagtgagcttttcatcttccttgaattaacaacttctccaattgtaaccaagtaaaccatttgtgtctcttcatttttttatttagtctcttatttcttttatgcaagtgttgattcttATAAAACTATAAAGTTCAAGGAAGGTTCGTTCTCCTTTGTAAGATTATTCACCTCCCTTCTAACCGGCCGTTAAAGGTCCTACAGCTTTTAATTAGCATCaacaattgataaattaaagttaTGCATACTTTAATTAACTATATATAAATCTCTCATGTCTAAGGATAAAAAGGAATTTGTGAAAGAATATATTTTTGGtaataatacttatatatattctttaattGATCCTGTTCACAGCTTACATTGCACCTACTTATTTATCTAAAGTCACTATATACCTTAATGATGGAGTAAATCATTCTATCTCAGAGGGGCACAACAAGTGTAGGTTATATATATACATTATTTTATAACAGATATATATAATTAGATTATTACTCCCCACTAATGATCATTTAATTATAagtataatttaataaaaatatccaAGTAATATCCAATTGATATCACATACCAATAAAATCTACCCATAGATATAATATACACatgaataatatttaaagaaattattttgAGGGCATATAATTTTAACAGATATATCGTATTATGTTTATCAAAATTGCTGGTTGAATTAGTCCAAAAATGTGATTTAGTCGGTCAATTTTTATCTATTTACATGAAATATGTGGGTTCTTGCAGCTGGATTACTGTTCTTGTAATTATATGTATTAAATGAGTGCGGTGCCTTTGACACTGGAAGAATGGAGTGAAACCAGATTCAAGTAAAGAGGAACAAAGTAAATTTATTAGGTAATTATTTCAGTGTTTCTCCTGAAATTGGTTCAGTAACTACTTGTTAAAGATCCCACTCTTTGTAGGTCAAAGTATGAGTTGCAAGATTTCCTGAAACCAAGTTTGCGTATAGTGTCTTCAAAGATAGCAAGTCGTCTTTGAGCATTCTTTGTTTTAGAGCTCATAAAGTTGTTTGCAATGACTATGTTTCAACTATCCTGTGTTACTCGCCTTTTATGGAATGAACTGCTTTGCTCTTTTAGTAGTACACAAAATAATGATCAAACTGATGAGGTACTTTATTACTGTTACAGGAAGATGAACGGGAATTTATTGGTGAATTGAAGGTCAAAGTAATCAGAGGCATAAACTTAGCTGTTTAGAGATTTGCTTACCAGTGATCCATATGTAATTTTGAATCTGGGGCGGCAggtgagttgatttaatttgattattaTCCAAATTGTGTGCTAACCTCCACCGTGAGCACACAAGTAAGAAAGAACCTCTTATCTTTACAAATTGATAACATTTACGACTATGACTCCATATAAATTGGCCATTCTGTCACATTAGAGCTATTATTTTCTTCCAatgtgaaattaatttttcaatcaCATTAGAACCTATTTTTCATAGACTTTTCTAACACAAAGAACGATAGTGCAGCTCCGTAAACAAATGAGAAAAACCCACCGATAAGTAGAAAAATTAATTACCAATAAccaaaatgacaaaaaaaatcactttaaatACATATCAGAGCTACAGCTCACCTCTATACTCAATTACTCATTAGCAATTAACAACATCCCTCCACCTAGCACTACCTTCACTCGTAAATCATGGAAAATTTCAGATCTCACTTTACAAGCATATTTTGATGAAGAACACTCCAAAAATTCACTTGAATCATCAGTATACTTCGAGGCAGAGAGCAAGAACAATCCATAGTATCGTTTTTCCAGGAAACTTAAACTTCTCCTTGATGGCCAGAGTTTCGTCTCTTTTTGTGCTAGCTGCTGCCTTTCTCAGGTTCTTCGATGTAAAAAAATGGCCAAATAAACATCAAAATCCAGTTAGAATAAAGCACTCCACACAGCACCATCTTCTTCACCACACCTTTGATGGACACCCTTTATCTTCTCCGCAGATTTGCATATGCCACTACAACTCCAGTCAAATGATGCAATGCAAACATTTCCTGCCTGTGCTTTCCACTCGCAGTCTGAAGAAAAAGTTAACAAAGAACCGTGAAGCACAAATGTCACGATAAGATAGCTTATAGACGACTGCACAAGATCAGTTCCTAACCCGGTGGAGTTCCACAGCACATATTCCTCTCATCGATGTATTCAACTTCCAGCCCAATGAACCATGAACCCAGTGATACATCTTCATTGGCATACTTGTGCAGTATCGGTCTGGCATCAGCAACTTAACAGTAAGAACCCTGTGCAACTGAAGCTAAGCGACAAGGAAGACAATCATAGATCACCCTTACTGGTTAATTGATATGTATGTGGCCAGATCTTTTGATATAGCATAAATCTGCCCAGTAGCATGCCGAAAGTACTTGTTTCCATCTTCTCCGAATTTCCAGTATTCAGGTTCATGGTACTTCACATTTCTTTGATTCATAATTAGCAATCAATAGAAACATTTTGCAGAGTCATTGCTTTAAGGATTCATAGGGTCACAAGAGATTTAAGAAACAAGAATATTACCTATCAGAAAGCACTGGCCCAGACTTCATACACCCTATGTAGGTTCTTGGTTTTGATCTATGTCGAGCAAGGGTTGTAGCCAGCATACCTCCATTTCATAATATTATCAAATTGTATCAATGTATATGGAATCTATAAGGAAACAGAACTTGAAATTTATAATTGAGTACTACAATTTGCACCTAGATTCACATGGACATCATCATCAACCTTGACATAGAAATCAGCATCCCATATAGCAACAGCAGTGGAAAAGAATATTTTTGTTTTGGCAGACAGTTCATGGTAACCTTCAACATGTTCCTGCATATGAAGCGATAGAAATGCAGATAAAACAAACAATGTGCAAATAACATGCCAATTGTAATGTGAAATTTTAAAGTCCAAATGCCGGATCAATTCAGGCAGCACAAATAATCTGCAAACACCATGGCAATCTAAAATCCTGAGACAACATGCTTTACCAGTCTGAGAAAGTCATTGTGCTGAGCTTCTTCTGAATCGATAGCTTTATCCAGAATACTGTGAGATGTAGCACTGTGAAAAAAGAAGTGATTTTAGGTTTTCAATGATCAAGAACATTATCAGCTGGATTTTGTATAACTCGAATGCTAGTTCCAAAACAAGACACATTATGAAGATAAAACACAATCAACAGTAGAAGTCAATATTTGCTGGTAGCTTTTAACAAGATTGAAAAGCAATAAAATAACAAGTTAACGACAGCCAACCAACTATGAATCTCATTTTTAAAGTCTAGTACATGGATTTTATCCAGTCATTAAAGACTATATGCGAATGATAATTTCCTGATCTTTTAAATCACTAAATTATGTTGTATAGATTTCTTATACTCCTCATGCTTTCAACTctagtcaatttaatttaacatcTATTGTCTCGGTGAACATATCCAAATCATTTCAACTTATTTCCTCTCATATTATCAACAAGATATTGAACTTATCTTTCACAGAAGCATATATAAGAAACATTCATAAAGTTATAGTAGGGTTTCATTTGGTTTGTTAGGTAATTTCCAAACCACCTTGTATTAATGAATGCATAAACatctataaaagaaatatttacatGGATTTTTTTGCAGTGTACGTTCCACTAGAAGCATTAACCTATTTGTACACAAAGCAACACTTAAACAATTCATGAAAATCAAGGGAAGTATCCACATACTAAACCATAATTAGAATGTTTTAGTTGTTGGGACCAAGGGGAGttggggggttgaatagcttgctCGCTTCAATGAAGATGATTTGCAGCGGAATACTTGAAGCGAAGaactctccaatgctaacacaaggatttacttagtatccacctccttgagataactaatccaaggatccggccCTCTCTCATACATATATTACGAAAGAGTTCCTTCTCTGAAACAATCCGAAGGCGGAAaaacctcgtacaagctcacacacaaagcaatacaagaagaagaggatgagaagctaatacaaatgaaatcttacaagattacaacaatgaaaccctagctttctCTCTTCTTGCTTGAAACCACTTCTTGATCAACTTGAAAATGCACCATCACTTCACTCTAAGTCTCCAAAAACTTGTGTGTGGTTGAGTTGTTGTGAGCAAGAGGTTTGCTTTGAAATGTCCacgaaaacccttttctaggattCTTCgacgcctcccaatcgattcagctttTCCCTAACCAACTGTCACATCATCCGaccgtcccaatcgattggtgagtcatcCCAATCAATTCAGAGAGCCTTAATCAATTTACCCAATCGATTCCGCAACTCTCTAGTTACTTCCAAAAAGGCCTTAATCGATTGCCTCTTCTCGCAAC
This genomic stretch from Zingiber officinale cultivar Zhangliang chromosome 7A, Zo_v1.1, whole genome shotgun sequence harbors:
- the LOC122001978 gene encoding beta-1,3-galactosyltransferase 7-like isoform X1; this translates as MRGRSGGGAGGRCDRRVSPRWMVILCVCSFSLGMLLTDKFWAFPDANNPVVSSSRRQEQELQIISEDCTTKRKHAEDKDVMGEVSRTHEAIQSLDKAISTLQMELAAKRSSRGLIGRDGPPSTEALTEKRKKAFVVVGINTAFSSRKRRDSVRATWMPQGGKLQLLEQEKGIVVRFTIGHSATSHSILDKAIDSEEAQHNDFLRLEHVEGYHELSAKTKIFFSTAVAIWDADFYVKVDDDVHVNLGMLATTLARHRSKPRTYIGCMKSGPVLSDRNVKYHEPEYWKFGEDGNKYFRHATGQIYAISKDLATYISINQPILHKYANEDVSLGSWFIGLEVEYIDERNMCCGTPPDCEWKAQAGNVCIASFDWSCSGICKSAEKIKGVHQRCGEEDGAVWSALF
- the LOC122001978 gene encoding beta-1,3-galactosyltransferase 7-like isoform X2, producing MRGRSGGGAGGRCDRRVSPRWMVILCVCSFSLGMLLTDKFWAFPDANNPVVSSSRRQEQELQIISEDCTTKRKHAEDKDVMGEVSRTHEAIQSLDKAISTLQMELAAKRSSRGLIGRDGPPSTEALTEKRKKAFVVVGINTAFSSRKRRDSVRATWMPQGGKLQLLEQEKGIVVRFTIGHSATSHSILDKAIDSEEAQHNDFLRLEHVEGYHELSAKTKIFFSTAVAIWDADFYVKVDDDVHVNLGMLATTLARHRSKPRTYIGCMKSGPVLSDSTMNLNTGNSEKMETSTFGMLLGRFMLYQKIWPHTYQLTNRYCTSMPMKMYHWVHGSLGWKLNTSMRGICAVELHRTASGKHRQEMFALHHLTGVVVAYANLRRR